The Coffea arabica cultivar ET-39 chromosome 6e, Coffea Arabica ET-39 HiFi, whole genome shotgun sequence genome contains the following window.
GATATAtttcaagtgtaaaatttttagaaaatataagGTTAATTAGGAAAATCATATAAATGCAAGAGATTTAATTcggaaaaatatataaatgcaagaGAAAGTAGTAGTAATTGGTAATGTGTGTGTATATGCATGATAAATTGGGTGGAATGTGAGTGTATTAATGAGTGCGTATAGAGCATCCGTTAGAAAAATCCTTTTTTAATCGTATCTAATGGGAAATCATTAGCGCACccaaatcacaagaaaaaaaaccttttttttttaatcgaaTCTAATGGGCACTTATTAGCGCACCTAAATCACATGTAATCTAGCATGCGAATGATCACTTTAATAATTATTGCACTCTCTTGTATTTGTATCCCTTCCTTAattaattttactttttctAAAAATGTAATACTTGAGTTGTATCTTAACTAGTGTTGCCTTTATTTTTTGCCCCCTTAGATAGAAAGCAGAGAATTATTAGATAACAAAGTACATCCAAATAGGATTGTAAATTCTTTTTTTAGTATGGAAAATAAAGATTATTTATCATAGATAACAAATAAGGGAATTTGAATACAGATTGCACTAATGGTAACACACAATTTATCATTCAAgtatatattctttttttttttgtcaaacattCAAGTATATATTCACATTGATATTTTTCCCCTTGCATTTGAACATCTTCTTGATTGAGCTTAATTCTCTTAAAAACTTAAGCCCCATGATAATTGTTACCTGGTGCAGATGGGCTCTAGGTAGAGTGTAAACAAACCCAACATGTCCAGTCAAATTAAATTATTGCGTAATTTGAGCAAATCAAAACATGAAGTAGATTTATAGGTCAAACTTTCACGATctaaaatctaaaacaaaaCTTCAAATTAGAATAATTGGAGACttggttttctcttttttcctttatgCTTTCTTGTCATAAGCAAATCAAAGTCAGAAAATTCTTTTCGAATTAATAACTTGTGATTAGCCAGAATCAGCAAGGATGGTGACAATTAATTTTCCCTATAATCTCAGGGGGTTCATTCAGGTGGTGTAGGTTTACAATTTAGGTATGCCATTACTTTAGGGATGTtgttaaatttgtcaaatttcaCTTTTCCAAGAATTACCTCAGTGCTACTATTTTATTTCATGTTCTTAAagagattttttattttaggagCAGTGTGTAGCTGCATATTTATTTGACAAGGGATTtcttttgtaattaattttcCAAATTGATCAATCTAATCTACAGAGTGGATTGTTTAGGTTTCTCGTCAATTCAACTAATTGGCTCATGATTGTGAAGCCATTTATGCAATCTTGAGGAGCAGTTTGCAGATTAGTCGATTCTGGTACAATGAAAGTTGAGGGTTTTTTAAGGGCTAAATTTTCAAGAATAAAATCTAGAAGTAGTCTGGCAACTAGGAGTTGCATATTTGCATGAGTTTCCTAACTTCTTCTGCAACTCaatgagctttttttttttttttttgaatttgaagACCAAAAATTTGAGGAACCATATTACATTCCTATGATTTGTCAGTTGGTGAAAACTCACGACTCTCCATCATAGGCTTGACTTAATTGGCAAATACCAAGAACTTGTAATTTTTTGGTATTATCTTTTGGTATCCTATGCTCTGACAGATGCAGTGGAGAAATGTACATAAAATGCACAGAATGGACCACTTAGGTTTTGTTTTTGTTAGTATTATGTGTCTATCTACGGCAATCGATTCAAGGCTTTGCCAATTCAAGAATTTGTCTGTGCATATATTTGTTTACGATTAGAAATTTTTTGTAACATTCCATGTCTGCTTTGCTAAACATTTGTAGCCTGTGTTTATCACTGTTTTGGAGGCTATCAAAGGCTGGTTTTGAATGGACATTATACAACAACAACTACCATTCTGTACCTGAAGTTTAGTTTTTCAGGGCCTTTTCCTTAATCCTTTTATAGTCCTTGTAAAAGATGTCTTCCCAGATGATCAATTTCTTTCTCTGCTGTCTGTGAATTCCATCAATATGGCTAAACTTCAAGAAAACGTTCTTCGATCTGTTGCCAATTTCCTTGGTTCTTTTCGCCGCTACTTGGTGATTGCGGATACAAATCAGTGTTCCTGAGAACCAACTACTCAACTAGTATATAGTTTTCCCAGCTACTGGCAACTATTTTGAGGCTGCACCTATCCTTCTCCAATATTTCTTAGGCTAGCATCCCAGTAATGAAACAATAATAAGAACTTGGGTACAATACAACCATCATTATTTACTTCAATGTTGACTCCAAAAGAATACAGATACAAAAGAATTATTTATGAGCTTTGTGTAATGGTAATTCAACCACTAGAATAATCTTACAAAAGATAGTTCATCACCATCCTACAGTGTAGTCTACACAAAAAGAATGTGAAAATAAGCTATACGCCCTCTTACAAAATTATGATCTTTGAAGGCTAACTTGTATCAAGCTGCTGCAAAGACATGTGCTTGGGAAAGATGAACTACGTCTCGTTCCATGTAGCTTGAACTTTGGAAGATGGTCCCTCCACACAATCTGCAATAACATTCGTTaatcaaattctgatttagGTTGCTGTTCCAAATCGAACTGCTTTTTCTGCACATTTCACTAAATAACTGACTAATTGCAGTTCAAAGGTTTGTACCATGTTATGATCTGAAGGAAAGGTGTCGATATTATTGGCAGAGAAGTGATTCATTTTCCTGAAGACATACTGGCTTCTACAAGTGTTGGCAGAAAATAATTTCATACTAGTGGTTTAAAGCATCAATATTCATAGGTTTATTTTCATGTATCCTTAACTACAATGCTCCATGTTCTTACCTGTTTATGAAAAATTAGTGTTTCATCAACGATGGCAGTTCTGTTGATTTTACGTATCAGGCAGTGGAACTACTGCTTCAAAAGCTTCGACCAGCATTGCCACTCTTTTCTTCCGGGCTGGTGTTAGTTTAGTGACAATATGCTGAACTGCATAATCAAGCATCCACTGCTCCGCTTTCCTCCTCTCATCCATCATTTGATGCCTTAAATCAACTTTTTCAGGTTCTACATCTGATGGCAGCGGCAGCGGCAGCTGCTGTGGTGGTTTCAACTTCAGGTTCctggctttttccattgccttgATTGATCTCTTCAGAAGTATTAGCTTTTTTAGCTTGCTCCAGTTCTTTGCCTTGGGTGGATCAGATTTGCTTTTCTCCAGAGACTCTGCTATCCGGCAGTCTTCTTCAGTATTAGCATTATTGTTTGACCCTTTTCCTCCATCTAATGAAATGCCCTCTTCACTCCTGTCAATTTCTCTTGCATTTTGCTCTGTGAGACCAGTGGAACTTTGTTTAGCACCTTCACTACTATCTTTATCCGAAAGCTCCTTATCTGGAATAATCTCACTTGAAACTGAGTGTGTGTCAGAAGAATCATCCTGAATTTCTGGACTAAGGATCTCTTGAATAGCCTCTTTTACAAGTTTAAGCACTTGACTTCTGCTGAATTCAGCTCGGTGATAGCTTGCTACATCAATTTCATTGGCCATGCCGTGAATTCCTTTAGGAGTGCCTTTACGAGAGGCAGGAGTTTCAATGCCTGAAACCTTGCTTGCATCTTCtgcttcttcatcttcttccccCAGCAGCTCGATTCCAACCTTGTTGGCAACACTTGATACCACATGCTGACAAACTGAGTGCCACATGCTAAGATAGTTTTGTTTGTCCAACTGTGATTGACCTGCCTCATTCTCCGTGTAATTGGACGCAGAATCCAGTGGTGGAAACTTTGAAACAACTAGAGAGTTTGGCCTGATAGTTGTATAATTATGTAACCCCCGTGAATCTACATTTTCTGGCTCGGTGTTTGTACTGTTTTCTAGCTCAGGTGCTCTGAAACTGTCAGCAGTGTCCTCATCCGAAGCTGGTAAAATGTTCTCAGTTGCTATTGACTTCCTACCAACATCGCAAGTTTCACTCTGGATTGAGTGAGACCGCTCACCTGCAAGACCACTTAAATCATCTTTCTTCTCATTCTTAATCTTGAATTCAAAACCACCAGCAAAATCTTCACTTTTCAAAGAAGAGAATTCTTCAACATTAATAACTCTCTGAGATTCATTCAGAGGCGCATCATTGGAAGAGGAGCTTTTGAGGTTGTCCGACTTCAAGTAGGTATCTGTAGAGATGTCTGCGGCATCAACCGCAGGCAACTGATGGTTATTTGTTTCAAAATGTTCCACATGATCTGAGCTGTTTCCAGAACCATCCCGTCTGGAAGTGGCATCATCCCGAGCCTGTAATTTTGCACCCTCCACATCAaatatagatatgtatgtttTATTTCGGAATTCTAAAACATGCATGCATATTCATCAGTATCATGTTGGAGCAGAGGATATATCACCTGAACATTGCGCTCTTCTTGAGGGGGAACTACAGTTTCGAATGCTTTTACAAGCAGTGACACTTTCCTCTTCTGAGTTGGAGCGAGTTGACTGACCACCTGCTGCAGTGCATAGTCAAGCATCCACTCCTCTGTCCTTTTTTTATCATCAGCTGTCTGGCGCCTCAAAGAAATTTTTTCTGCTCCAGAGTCCGTCTCCAACTGCAGTTGCCGCGGTTTTCTGAGGTTGAGTTTCCTCACCTTCTCCAACTCTTTGGTGAACCTTTGAAGAAGAATCCATTTTTTCAGATTACTCCAGTTGCTCGGTGATTTCTTATCTGATTTCTTCCCCGAATTTGCTTCTGATTTCTTTATCTCTTGTTGACTGGTGCTATCATCAACCTGATCTTGTGGTACTCGATCAGCTGGTATATTTTCACTGTCAGTGTGGTTCCGACTATGGCAGCCTTCATCAGGACCTGTACAAGTTGAGACTTAGATACAAGCAACcttaaagaagataaagaagGGATGTGCATGAAGGAAGGAGCAGAAGAAGAAGGGGGAAAAGTGAAAAGCATAAAGACAAGAGAGATTAGTAGATACCTTGTTGATTTCTTTCTGAAAGTTCTTGGTCTTCAACAATATCACTTGTAACTGATTGATTTTCAGATAATTGGTCCTGAACTTCTGGAAGGAGAATCTTCTCAATTGCTTCCCGTACTAGCTTTACGGCATAAAGCTTGCGGATTTCAATGTCTTGATTCTCTTCGTCCTGATTGTAAGTGCGAACATCTGAATCAGAAAAGTCTGACCCAACATCAGAACTTTTCTTAGCAGTGTCCTTatcagcttcttcaattttccttcccTCATCAGCGCCCTGAAGTGGCCTGGTTCCACCATCTCCATCTAGACCGGATACCATATGTTTGTGAATCAGATGCCACATGCTCATCTTTCTCCCCTTGCCAATCTGGCCTTTGTGCACACCTGAAGAAACTGCTGGTTCAGAATCTATGGTTGAAACTTGTTCCTTACCTTCTGAATCTCCAGCTGGAGCAGATTTAGAGACAACTACCCTGGTTGGCTCCTGATTTCTGCTTGTTTCTTCATTTATCTTACTTGAAAATAAGTTCCGTGTGATATTGCAGGATGCATTATTTTCACTTGATTTGCTGTCTGAGTCACAATCACCGCTGATGCTGACCTGGTCATGTGGCATACCGGTATATTTTAATAGAGAGGTCCGAGTAAAATTATCATTATCACCATCAAGGGTGACATTATTATGTTCTCTACCACCCTTACTTGTGGTAGTTTCATGACCTTCTTCTGATACAACACCCAGAGCTAGATTATTCCATTTatcctcctcttttctttcttggtaGCTTCCAGAACTCCATTCCTTCAGTTCAAAATAGGTTTCTGGAACGTCTTCCTCCTGTGTGGAAGAATTTTGGAGTTTCTCAAGACTCTCCTGATTACCCTTTTCTGGATGTGATGTTCCACTAAGAGCTGTCTCAATGAGATTTGAATCTTCAACAGCCGCATTTGCTCCTTTCAAAAACTGAGCTCTTGGTTGTTTCTTAGcacctttcttcttttccccaGAACCCTTCTTTCCAGTACTTGGACTGGCACTCCTCTGTGGAATTGATGATTGGCTTTTTCTGCGTAAAAATGGCTTCTTTGGAATTGGAGGCTCAGGCTCATGGCAATGCCCATTTAAAGAGCAATGATGGTATGGACAAACTTTTACAAATGAAATCCTTTCTGATTCTGTTTGTCCTGGCTCAAGCTCCACATGCTCAGGGAACCTCGAGTCTTTTATCGTGGAAGAACACGTTGCTCTTTCTAcactcaaatcctccaaaatgTGAGAATGCTTCGGTGGAGTCCTCCTCTTGGATTTAAAACTGCTTTTCTTGAACAGAACTTTCACGGCCTTTTTGCTAGATGACATTGTCAAAGTCTGCAAAGATTTCTGACCAGAATAATTAGTCTTTAATGGTGTATAATGCGGACTTTTACTATGTACACTGCTATCATAGCTAGATTCAGAATCATGGTGACTTGCTTGATATCTTGTTGCCTTCAAAGATAATGGTGATGCATCTGATACTTCTGAGGAACATTGATGTCGAGGGACTGCTGCATCATCAGACATGGTAATAGAGGGATACGCAACTCTGTCTGACCACCCACAGCCACAGGATGAAGAAACCACTGAATTCACATCATCATACTCGCTTCCTTCCTGCCCcaaaagaagaacaagaaaGTGAGCAAATTAATCTTTTGAAATTCCCTTTTTCACCATTTATTCTATGCAATCTCCAGTCCAATTTGGCATCGTCCCTAATTTATTGATGCTTAGCAAATAAAGAAGATGATACCTAGCCCTAATTTAGTGAACACTGTTTTCTGTCATCAAAATCAAGGCTTTTAACCAAAGACTCTAAACCTCAAATTTTACACCTTTTTAGTATGATGTTTCCAACtagctgaaaaaaaaatatcaaggaGTAAGCAGGTGACCTTAAcataatttggtgatgaatCTGATAATGCAACTAGACTTGGTTGGCGCCGGCTTGAAGTCCCCCTGGATTCATCAACCGGGAGCCATTCGAATTGGGACCTTGATGATTTTGAAGATTGCCTCAAGTAAGATCTTCTTGCCAACCTGATTGACCTCTTCCTCCAGAGTTTCCTCTTGGGCTCAGTTCCTCCTCTGTTTCTGCTGTCAAGATTCTGAGAAAAGGTTGGTTCAGCAGCCATCAACCCCTCCctgattaaagaaaaaaaaagctaatGTAAATCAACTTGGTTCTTCAACTATTTGTTTTTGTATATATGGGTATGGTTTGGATATACTCTATTTTTCAAGAATGAAGATGCAGGGAAGGTATGAATTGGTCATGAAATGGAGGCTGCACTTGTTTAATACTGAACAGAAATGGCAGCTGTAGTTGTCTGGAAGGCTAGAATGGTACTAGCAGTTTTTGCAATGAAATTTGCATTGATTAGAGGGGGGAAAAAGTCAGATTCTAGCAGATTGGATGTTGGCTTCTTAATTGATTGGCATGTTTTCTAATTACTTGCATTGAAATTTCACCTGTTTTTGCATATGAATGAGATTGAAAATTGAGTGCTGAGACTTTGACTTGTACAAACTATTTGTTCTTGACCTGGCCAGTGGTCGCCTTTATAGGTTGCAGCTGACTCCTGCTGACTTGACTCATTTATTAAGATGCCCTCAATTGAAAGATGTCATATGCTGAGTAATTCTGTAATTATAATAGTCTTTGGCTTTTAATATCAGCTCTTTTAGCAGTAAATAGATCCAATCTTAGAGTAGATCTGGTTTgcaaattaattgtttgaaACCAGGCCTTTTGTTTTATTGTGCTTTTTAATGGTACAATCCAGGGGAAAGGGGTTATTCCAGAATGAATAATTGGGTTTTGTTTCCGGTGTAAATTTTCGTAATATCTGATTTTGTCCTAAACGACCTTTGTTTAGAtcgtcatttttttttctaaaaaaaatttgtgctTTTATGAATTCAtttctcaattacctttttattggGTTGttatttttttgccaaaaaaaaaaattacatttttataaatttatttttcgaTTACCTTTTTACTCTATGCTCCAATCATAGTCTAATTGATTAATTAAacattttgatatttacaatGACCTCCCttgcaaataaaacaaatatgtCTTCAACAGATCACTAGAAAGGACTCTAAATGAGGACTTTAAATTGGTTGGTACACAAAGTCTTCTTAGTTAATATCAGAATTAAAAATCTTCTTAGTTAATATTACAATCGAGTCTAGCAAATAAGGAAGAGCTGATGTCTCTTTCATACAAATTAATAAAATGTCTTCTTGATAATGTGTCGGTTCGTCCACCGTCAAAATATATACTATTAAGAAAGGCAGTATGCACTCCATAGTGAGTCTAGCATGCAGCAGCAGAGCAGCTGGAGTTCGACTCGAATTAAAATGCTTGTACTCAAATTCGAGTTCAATTCTAAATTCTAAGTTCGATCAAGTTTAattcaatcaaattcaattgaCTTAAGTAATAGATATTAACATTTTAtagttttttaaacaaaaaaatacaatagaCATCTTATACTAATAGATATAAAAAGGTTTAAACTTTTATATTTAAGACTCATTTAAACTTGACTAGTTCTCTATCCTTATACATATAGGCTTGAGTTTGAACTTGTTAAATTATTTGAAATGGCTGAGTTCGATCAATGCCAGTTCGAACTTGAGTTTCGACAAAGCAAACTTATGAACACCTCAATTAAATTCAATTGGTGTGTATCGTAAAGAGACAAGAGAAGTGGAAggattttgagaaaatcattAACGTTTCTAGAAGAATATTGTTCATTAGGTAGAAATTATACAATGAAAAAAAGGCTTGTTTCACCTCATTTACTTTAGTCTTTACATGGTGTCGCTCAATTGGAACACATTTAATTGTCGAGACACACTATATGCACCATTTAACAACTTCTTTAAAATACCAAATCTCCAAAACATGTTGATTAAATCGATTGCTCTTTAGGCAAATCTGAGATTGATAAGTACTTAgacataaaaaaattttgaaattttatcacACGTCCTTGATTTTGTACCTACAATGCTTCAATTGATATAAAAGGGGTAAAAAAGGAcaatcatgattttttttttttatcgatacGATAGCTTCCTACACTATGGGGAGGGAGAAGACCTGAAGAGGTCCTGAGATTACCTGGAGGAgactgaaccaccaccggacCAAACGGGTGCACTACACACCCGTTTAGATTTTTTAAGCAATGACACGTTTAATTATAACAAATTGGTGGAAGGTAAAATTTGAATTCTTGCCATCCACCTCACCAAACTTTAATGCATTGGTGGTGGCCACCAGCCATTGGGCCGGTGGTTAAAAAAAGGACAATCATGATGCTAAGCAGCTAAAGGTTAATTTAACTGTAAAAGTTTCTGCATAGAAGCCAAGTAGATAACGTGTTGGCCTGCTAAAGTTTCATTTATGGTTTCTACTTTCTACTAAATATATGTTGGAACTTTCTCCGAAACTCCTAATGAGATTAGATAAAGATCGTTCTCACAATTTTTTAATACCCAGACTTACTCAAGAAAGTGGGCATAGGAGAAATAATAGACAACATCCATTGATACATATTAATAGTAGCATAATATTTTTAGCTTCAACAGCTTGGGATAAATACCATTTTAAACGGTTTGCTTGTTTTACAAGCACAAGCTAATGATGACAcattgtatttttaaaatgaattacAATTTTCTAAACAATTCGACAAGTTTGTTTTAGACCAACGAGAATAGTTGtatgaattttgttttcttttttttttttaatagtgaCCATGTATACCCCAGTGGGTTGAATGTATTTCAcatgtaaaaattatatatatatatatatatatatatatgtatattgttagtgtaaaaaaaactaattttaatTATATGACACATACATAAATAATCTCCATTTaattttagattcatttttgtACTATTTATAGTGGGAGGTCTCGAACCCTCCCCGTATCACTCTACTCAAATCTTCCCCTAAAAAAaggattattattattttatcctCTTAACGTTCAATGACACTATCAATTTTCCTCTTAACGTTATATTTTAGTTACTTTACCCCCAAAACTAACGGTCAAATTTAACGgaatttgttaattaaaatgaaaaaacatgTTTAGccattaaaattattatcactttaccctgATAAACTATcgtctcattatcaatttaccttatagaattattttttagataatttatctCACCGTTAAACCAACTTAGcaagtttaaaaactttaaaacaAAGTACCCTCCTCTTTatattataaaacaataaaaaaatttagagtagttcttctcctttttaatataaaaaaaaatcaaagcattaatctcttttttcttggtaatcttattaatattgaaaaaaatagaaagatgggGAGGGGAGGGAAAaagagagctcaattctttttttttttaaatacaaacaagaaagaattaaatatttttattattttaaaaattattttacttttttgtttACCACTCAATTTCAATTCTAATCCCAACAATTTTAAAGTAATACAATACTATTAaactcttctttattttctctccttgaaaaatctaattttctatctgattctttcctatctctttttttcctagtattaataagtgtgaaaaaagaaatttgagaaattccttttatttttatatttttggatctcttaaagtgaaaaaatgaagaataaccattccatctttttttatttttaattatatataaaaagggtaaatatatttaaaattttttgaccaaactagttagattaacgatgTAGTAAAATacctagaaaataatgttagggaTTAAAGcgattgtatcactataatttaaaaggataaagtgataataacaatgtattaatgctatagaataaaagagtattttgtccaaaatttcttaacatattgaattgaattacttatgggggTGAAGTGACTAAAAAATAATGTTAGAGAGTAAACTGATAGTAATGATATAGTTTAAGATGGTAAAGTCATAATAATTCCCAAAAAAACTCATATTTGCAAACATCTATAgattaatttcaattttttttttttgttaaggtaaCTCCGAATAGTGATCAAATGGCCAGATTACATTTCAAACTTCATTCCAAAAGAACCATCTTTTGCAAAAGCTTATTTTTGGCTGGAATATGGTTGGCATTTGACTGAGGATTGATTGAACAATAAAATCTAGAATCTAGAAGCCTAGAATTGCGGAAGAAGATAAGGTAATCGCCAGCACACAATAACTCCATCCATCGAACGCATTCAATACACAATAATGTTatcgttttgaaaaaaaaaaaaaaaaaattcaaacgcATTCAATTCATCCGACGCATTGGATATTTTGCAATGTGACCCGATTTTTTAAAATCTAATAGTTCAAATTATTCCACGTCATCTTATTATCTCATCAAATGCTGTAACACTATCTCGAtgattgaatttttgaaaagtgaatttaTCCAAATTTTGACACCTGGAAAATGGTATTGATAAACTGTGAGTGAAGATTACAAGAATTCTTTATGACACACTcgtgatttgaaaatttttaatatcAAGGAGTGGATAAAAGAAAACGAAAACAAGTAATGCGAACAttatttattaaatattttaCTCGTAAATATAGTTAAATCGCACCTAAATTACTATATAATTGCATATATTAACATTTATTGTATTTTCACAttataaatttttgtcaaattaattacattttttgcaaaaattgaaTGCTTTTTAACCAGCGACTACTTTAGTCCCATAATAATAATTGTTCTTTTTTGGCAAAATATACGATAAGAATTTCCTTTATGAGTTGGCAAGCATCAAAACCGTGACGTGGAAGCATAGGAGTGGTTGTTGGAAATTCTGGTCTCTTTTGGATGGTTGATGGTGCCACTGCCCCACACGGAATCATCCGAATCGCGGGCCAGATTGCCTGCCAATTAGTGGACTGGCCCTTCAGCAGATTGGAAAAAGTTTGTGTCACTAGTACCTTGGACCTCATGCGGCCCAGGTTCTTTTAGGTGTTATTGGATACACTTTGTTTCA
Protein-coding sequences here:
- the LOC113695819 gene encoding uncharacterized protein: MAAEPTFSQNLDSRNRGGTEPKRKLWRKRSIRLARRSYLRQSSKSSRSQFEWLPVDESRGTSSRRQPSLVALSDSSPNYVKEGSEYDDVNSVVSSSCGCGWSDRVAYPSITMSDDAAVPRHQCSSEVSDASPLSLKATRYQASHHDSESSYDSSVHSKSPHYTPLKTNYSGQKSLQTLTMSSSKKAVKVLFKKSSFKSKRRTPPKHSHILEDLSVERATCSSTIKDSRFPEHVELEPGQTESERISFVKVCPYHHCSLNGHCHEPEPPIPKKPFLRRKSQSSIPQRSASPSTGKKGSGEKKKGAKKQPRAQFLKGANAAVEDSNLIETALSGTSHPEKGNQESLEKLQNSSTQEEDVPETYFELKEWSSGSYQERKEEDKWNNLALGVVSEEGHETTTSKGGREHNNVTLDGDNDNFTRTSLLKYTGMPHDQVSISGDCDSDSKSSENNASCNITRNLFSSKINEETSRNQEPTRVVVSKSAPAGDSEGKEQVSTIDSEPAVSSGVHKGQIGKGRKMSMWHLIHKHMVSGLDGDGGTRPLQGADEGRKIEEADKDTAKKSSDVGSDFSDSDVRTYNQDEENQDIEIRKLYAVKLVREAIEKILLPEVQDQLSENQSVTSDIVEDQELSERNQQGPDEGCHSRNHTDSENIPADRVPQDQVDDSTSQQEIKKSEANSGKKSDKKSPSNWSNLKKWILLQRFTKELEKVRKLNLRKPRQLQLETDSGAEKISLRRQTADDKKRTEEWMLDYALQQVVSQLAPTQKRKVSLLVKAFETVVPPQEERNVQARDDATSRRDGSGNSSDHVEHFETNNHQLPAVDAADISTDTYLKSDNLKSSSSNDAPLNESQRVINVEEFSSLKSEDFAGGFEFKIKNEKKDDLSGLAGERSHSIQSETCDVGRKSIATENILPASDEDTADSFRAPELENSTNTEPENVDSRGLHNYTTIRPNSLVVSKFPPLDSASNYTENEAGQSQLDKQNYLSMWHSVCQHVVSSVANKVGIELLGEEDEEAEDASKVSGIETPASRKGTPKGIHGMANEIDVASYHRAEFSRSQVLKLVKEAIQEILSPEIQDDSSDTHSVSSEIIPDKELSDKDSSEGAKQSSTGLTEQNAREIDRSEEGISLDGGKGSNNNANTEEDCRIAESLEKSKSDPPKAKNWSKLKKLILLKRSIKAMEKARNLKLKPPQQLPLPLPSDVEPEKVDLRHQMMDERRKAEQWMLDYAVQHIVTKLTPARKKRVAMLVEAFEAVVPLPDT